From Oceanipulchritudo coccoides, the proteins below share one genomic window:
- a CDS encoding EF-hand domain-containing protein, whose product MKAKRTIIALLTLTLATASLSANKNDLNRDKSISWDEFEILHKARAAENGREYKEQQIKWLFEDKDSDGDGVLSYKEFGAHPVDLDQDKSISYEEFAAMHKKRAERNGRTAKDGWIKGVFEKKDLNGDGSLSYKELAKPIK is encoded by the coding sequence ATGAAAGCAAAACGCACCATCATTGCCCTCCTTACACTCACCCTTGCCACTGCATCCCTGTCGGCAAACAAGAATGACCTCAACCGGGACAAGAGCATCAGCTGGGACGAGTTTGAAATTCTGCATAAGGCGCGGGCCGCCGAGAACGGAAGGGAATACAAAGAGCAGCAGATCAAATGGCTTTTTGAAGACAAGGATAGCGACGGGGACGGTGTCCTCAGCTACAAGGAATTCGGGGCCCATCCGGTAGACCTCGACCAGGACAAGTCCATTTCCTATGAGGAATTTGCCGCCATGCACAAGAAACGCGCAGAGCGCAATGGCCGCACGGCCAAGGATGGCTGGATAAAGGGTGTCTTCGAAAAGAAGGACCTGAATGGCGACGGTTCCCTGTCCTACAAGGAACTGGCCAAACCCATCAAGTAA
- a CDS encoding YqjF family protein has translation MSSDSSHASVPKAPDLAGRVALTRRPENRSPVMFQQWANLLFLHWAVSPETIQATLPPGLYVDTYDNKAWLGVVPFFMKGLRPRFCPAVPGLSNFLELNLRTYVHDRHGRPGVWFYSLDANQAIAVKIAQTVFSLPYVYAEMSAQTRPGKPIELHSTRRGQPQQSFAYAAGDSIGHADPGSLEHFLVERYLLFSYRKKSQSLFMGRVHHAPYPLFKAEVSAFSRDLFRLNGFADPGRPFDHALMAPSVNVTVYGLEQVPC, from the coding sequence ATGTCCTCTGATTCCTCACATGCCTCAGTGCCCAAAGCACCGGACCTTGCCGGACGTGTTGCCCTGACGCGCAGGCCCGAGAACCGTTCACCGGTGATGTTCCAGCAATGGGCCAATCTTCTTTTCCTGCACTGGGCGGTATCTCCGGAGACAATCCAGGCCACTCTCCCACCAGGACTGTATGTGGACACGTACGACAACAAGGCATGGCTCGGGGTAGTGCCTTTCTTCATGAAGGGGTTGAGGCCCCGTTTCTGTCCGGCGGTTCCCGGGCTATCCAACTTCCTTGAGCTCAACTTAAGAACCTACGTGCATGACCGGCACGGGCGGCCGGGGGTCTGGTTCTATTCGCTGGATGCCAACCAGGCCATAGCGGTCAAGATTGCCCAGACGGTGTTTTCGTTGCCCTATGTGTATGCGGAAATGTCGGCGCAGACGCGACCCGGCAAACCGATCGAGCTCCACTCCACCCGGAGAGGTCAGCCCCAGCAAAGCTTTGCTTACGCTGCGGGGGATTCCATCGGCCACGCGGATCCGGGTTCACTGGAACACTTTCTCGTCGAGCGCTACCTGTTGTTTTCCTATCGGAAAAAAAGCCAGTCGCTTTTCATGGGTCGTGTGCATCATGCACCTTATCCACTTTTTAAGGCGGAAGTCTCCGCCTTCAGTCGCGACCTGTTCCGACTGAACGGCTTTGCCGACCCGGGACGCCCCTTCGATCATGCGCTCATGGCCCCATCCGTGAATGTCACTGTCTACGGACTGGAGCAGGTGCCCTGCTAA
- a CDS encoding glycosyl hydrolase 115 family protein, producing MKIKLWFISILFGSGLGIEQVLLAESNFSIFRSNVCVPILFSTNDSPVVEIAVTALAGDISAITGTTPTIGNKELSSSSAIIAGTLGQSELIDQLAASEKISTVALDGKWETFAIQVIEKPLSGLDQALVIVGSDPRGTAFGVFELSKRLGVSPWIYWADVLPDQKEELSIYLDDVLMGPPSVKYRGIFLNDEDFGLRPWAMKNIDPTHNDIGPNTYAKVFELMLRLKSNIIWPAMHLGTRAFFGYEGNREMAYQYQIVIGSSHCEPMLRNNVDEWNLTYEDEYGNEPGPWRYDTNRENIRRYWEDRVIQTEEDDVQGAFTLGMRGIHDSGIRGGKSVQDKIKIMNQVFADQRAMLEEHKSEALTEIPQAFIPYAEVLSLYQAGAVPPEDVTIVWADDNHGYIRKLSNPEEQKRSGGSGVYYHLSYWFPGQDWLWLSSISPSLISYEMCKAFDYGADRMWIFNVGDLKPAEMEIQFAMDLAWDINAWRPERAPDYAFSWAKETFGPVVAQEIADIKAEYYRLAASGKPEHMNFVQRTKEEFEDRLTAYESLLSKTEALQPRIPKHLQDAYFQLILYPVKGAAKLNEKIISLVLNDPPSAVEAYDEIAAITEIYNTGIADGKWNGMMDDSPREQAVFLKPSLLPGLRIDLAVDLMSIQAPMTLKDNMLYGEAPERCDESTGGNAIYRFHSDIKATRMLTFYLKCPTPDEDSFFVRINGKLLVANNISTGEHWRWRNIGLFDLEKGDNTLEIIQREPNAKIKAIQFGTLPEQILPKQILVKKPNPSVTLPARSFTIADAKNLQLVQGLGVEGASLSPVKFTGKGWTQAENAPSAFTIVDLPAGRFEVKIHCVPTFPIHEGRSLKIGVRLGEGSFKIADMNTLYRSPTWFDNVFRGYSEQIVVVDQLHPGPVQLTVAILDPGTALSRVEIVPIK from the coding sequence ATGAAAATTAAATTGTGGTTTATCAGCATCCTATTTGGTTCCGGGTTGGGCATTGAGCAGGTTCTGCTTGCAGAATCGAACTTCTCAATCTTCCGGTCGAACGTATGTGTTCCCATTTTATTCAGCACAAATGACTCTCCCGTAGTTGAAATAGCCGTTACGGCATTGGCAGGCGATATTTCGGCCATTACTGGAACCACACCAACAATAGGGAACAAAGAGCTTTCGTCATCGAGTGCTATTATTGCTGGAACACTTGGACAGTCAGAGTTGATCGACCAACTGGCAGCGTCGGAGAAAATCTCCACGGTCGCCCTTGACGGAAAATGGGAGACCTTCGCCATTCAGGTTATTGAAAAACCACTTTCAGGATTGGATCAAGCTCTCGTCATCGTCGGCAGTGACCCACGCGGAACAGCATTTGGCGTTTTCGAACTATCGAAGCGTCTTGGCGTATCCCCTTGGATTTACTGGGCGGATGTTTTACCCGATCAAAAGGAGGAACTAAGCATTTATTTGGACGACGTACTGATGGGGCCACCTTCCGTCAAGTATCGTGGTATCTTCTTAAACGATGAGGACTTCGGTCTCCGGCCCTGGGCAATGAAAAACATTGACCCAACTCATAATGATATCGGTCCCAATACCTATGCAAAGGTCTTTGAGCTGATGCTGCGTTTGAAGTCCAACATTATTTGGCCAGCCATGCACTTGGGAACTCGTGCTTTTTTTGGATACGAAGGGAACCGAGAGATGGCCTATCAATACCAAATTGTCATTGGATCCTCTCATTGCGAGCCAATGCTCCGCAACAATGTGGATGAATGGAACCTGACCTACGAGGATGAGTACGGAAATGAACCCGGTCCGTGGCGTTACGACACAAACAGAGAGAATATTCGGCGTTACTGGGAAGACCGGGTTATTCAGACCGAAGAGGATGACGTCCAAGGTGCGTTCACTCTGGGTATGCGTGGGATTCATGACAGTGGGATTCGCGGGGGAAAATCGGTGCAGGATAAAATTAAAATCATGAATCAAGTCTTTGCGGATCAACGAGCGATGCTCGAAGAACACAAAAGCGAAGCTCTGACCGAAATACCGCAGGCTTTTATTCCGTATGCAGAAGTGCTCTCTCTTTATCAGGCAGGAGCGGTCCCTCCCGAAGATGTCACCATCGTCTGGGCCGATGATAACCACGGTTACATCCGCAAACTTTCCAACCCCGAAGAACAAAAACGGTCAGGTGGGAGCGGTGTTTATTATCATTTATCCTACTGGTTTCCAGGACAGGATTGGCTCTGGCTGAGCAGCATTTCCCCCTCCTTGATCTCCTATGAAATGTGCAAGGCCTTTGATTATGGTGCGGACCGTATGTGGATCTTTAATGTGGGAGACCTGAAACCCGCAGAAATGGAGATTCAATTTGCAATGGACCTTGCCTGGGACATTAACGCGTGGCGTCCTGAACGTGCACCAGACTATGCTTTTAGTTGGGCAAAAGAAACTTTCGGACCTGTAGTGGCTCAAGAAATTGCCGATATTAAAGCAGAATACTATAGATTGGCAGCCTCTGGAAAGCCCGAGCATATGAATTTTGTTCAGCGCACAAAAGAGGAGTTTGAGGATCGGTTAACGGCCTACGAGTCGCTTCTCTCAAAAACCGAAGCGCTCCAACCCCGTATCCCCAAGCACCTGCAGGACGCCTATTTTCAATTAATTCTATACCCGGTCAAAGGAGCAGCCAAGTTGAATGAAAAAATCATTTCACTCGTTCTCAACGATCCCCCTTCGGCCGTTGAAGCATATGATGAAATCGCCGCTATCACTGAAATTTACAACACAGGTATTGCAGATGGAAAGTGGAACGGGATGATGGATGATAGCCCACGCGAACAGGCTGTCTTCCTTAAGCCTTCCCTTCTTCCTGGTCTTCGAATCGACCTAGCCGTTGACCTCATGAGCATTCAAGCTCCCATGACACTCAAGGACAACATGCTCTATGGGGAGGCCCCGGAGCGTTGTGATGAATCGACTGGTGGAAACGCTATCTATCGATTTCACTCTGATATCAAGGCTACTCGCATGCTGACTTTCTATCTCAAGTGCCCAACACCTGACGAAGATTCCTTTTTCGTCCGGATTAACGGGAAACTACTGGTCGCAAACAACATTAGCACGGGTGAGCATTGGCGCTGGAGAAACATCGGTTTGTTCGACTTGGAAAAAGGAGATAACACGCTTGAGATCATCCAGCGCGAACCCAATGCCAAAATAAAAGCCATACAGTTTGGAACACTCCCCGAGCAAATCCTTCCAAAGCAGATTCTTGTCAAAAAGCCAAATCCCTCCGTCACCCTGCCAGCAAGATCATTCACCATCGCCGATGCCAAAAATCTTCAACTTGTTCAAGGCTTGGGAGTTGAGGGAGCATCACTTTCACCCGTCAAGTTTACAGGCAAGGGGTGGACGCAAGCGGAAAACGCCCCATCTGCATTCACTATCGTTGATCTGCCAGCCGGACGCTTTGAGGTGAAAATTCACTGTGTTCCAACCTTCCCCATCCATGAAGGACGGTCACTTAAAATCGGTGTTCGCCTTGGGGAAGGCAGCTTCAAAATCGCTGACATGAACACACTCTATCGCTCGCCAACCTGGTTCGATAATGTCTTCCGCGGATACTCTGAGCAGATTGTCGTGGTAGATCAGCTACACCCTGGGCCGGTACAACTCACAGTAGCGATTCTGGATCCAGGCACAGCACTGAGTCGAGTCGAAATCGTGCCGATCAAATAG
- a CDS encoding SDR family NAD(P)-dependent oxidoreductase, producing the protein MSTLTGKVALVTGGTSGIGRATAELLAKNGATVVITGRREAVGGFLKT; encoded by the coding sequence ATGAGCACACTCACAGGAAAAGTCGCCTTGGTAACTGGCGGGACATCGGGCATTGGCCGGGCGACGGCGGAGCTGTTGGCGAAGAATGGGGCGACGGTGGTGATCACCGGGCGCCGCGAGGCCGTGGGCGGTTTCCTGAAAACTTGA
- a CDS encoding alpha-1,3-galactosidase-related protein, with product MTCLTGSFAGEVATLSFSPGDEDATEVVREALEAVEASHVVLIFEPGRYEFGRDKASEQYLAITNHDNGLKRVIFPMDRFESVKIEGNGAEFIFQGRVLPFLFKGCKRVEVSGLTIDWDVPLYFQATVKQVNSDAGWIDVEPFKEGFSWSVRRERLLFPDIEGFSYSHMGETLAFDPAHRRVAHGAWDMHLDSPRVEQHPDGQLRIHARSRHYPDEGNVIVSKGKMGENRYAPAIYGVRSSNILIKDVTLHHAPGMGFLFERCDTVTLSDCGAFVRPDSNRMVSLLADATHFCNCKGEVLIENSRFQHMLDDGTNVHGAYVVVDEVLDDHSVRVKLMHFQQAGFHFADPGDQVWLIHAPDPSRGQLKTVNRFRQLNETYSVITFEEPLGKSLKDGDLLENKTWNPSFTMRGCTIKDHRARSVVLKTPLPVLIEDNTFSSMMSTIFLRGESWFWFESGSVEDVLIQNNRFEYCAYSGMEHAVLRVTPRLGRQFDASSTYDRNIRFVGNQVHTFGNRIVWAERVEGLEILQNTIMQTNEAPVLHPGSPMIELTFCRNARIESNTYEGENTHTLSTDETSAATLTLIDNDGFPQHP from the coding sequence ATGACCTGCCTCACCGGCTCTTTTGCCGGTGAGGTGGCTACCCTTTCATTCAGCCCGGGTGATGAAGATGCTACCGAGGTTGTGCGTGAAGCACTTGAGGCGGTTGAGGCAAGCCACGTCGTTCTCATCTTTGAACCGGGTCGATACGAATTCGGCAGGGACAAGGCCTCCGAGCAATACCTGGCCATCACAAACCATGATAACGGACTGAAGCGTGTCATCTTTCCAATGGATCGCTTTGAATCCGTTAAGATTGAAGGCAACGGGGCTGAGTTTATCTTCCAAGGGCGCGTCCTGCCCTTTCTTTTCAAAGGATGCAAGCGGGTTGAAGTGTCCGGTTTGACCATCGACTGGGACGTCCCCCTCTATTTCCAGGCCACCGTCAAGCAGGTCAATTCCGATGCAGGATGGATCGACGTGGAGCCTTTCAAGGAAGGCTTTTCATGGTCGGTCCGCAGGGAGAGACTGCTTTTTCCCGATATTGAAGGCTTCTCCTATTCGCACATGGGCGAAACCCTTGCCTTTGACCCGGCTCACCGGCGCGTCGCTCACGGTGCATGGGACATGCACCTCGACTCTCCCCGGGTAGAGCAGCACCCTGATGGGCAGCTGAGAATACATGCGCGTTCAAGGCACTACCCCGACGAAGGAAACGTGATCGTTTCAAAGGGAAAGATGGGCGAGAACCGCTATGCCCCCGCGATTTACGGAGTTCGTTCAAGCAATATCCTGATCAAGGATGTGACCCTCCACCATGCTCCGGGAATGGGATTCCTTTTTGAACGCTGCGACACGGTCACCCTGTCTGACTGTGGCGCCTTTGTCCGGCCCGATTCCAACCGAATGGTTTCTCTCCTCGCCGACGCGACCCACTTCTGCAACTGCAAGGGAGAGGTCCTTATCGAGAACAGCCGCTTCCAGCACATGCTGGACGATGGCACGAATGTCCACGGGGCATACGTGGTCGTGGATGAAGTCCTCGATGACCACTCGGTGCGGGTAAAGCTGATGCACTTCCAGCAGGCAGGCTTCCACTTTGCCGATCCCGGGGACCAAGTCTGGCTGATCCATGCGCCCGATCCATCCCGCGGCCAGCTTAAGACCGTTAACCGCTTCAGACAACTTAATGAAACGTATTCGGTAATCACCTTTGAGGAACCCCTTGGGAAATCCCTGAAGGACGGGGACCTGCTCGAGAACAAGACATGGAATCCTTCCTTCACCATGCGGGGTTGCACCATCAAGGATCACCGTGCTCGAAGTGTTGTCCTGAAAACACCACTACCGGTCCTTATCGAGGACAACACCTTTTCTTCCATGATGTCGACGATCTTCCTCCGGGGAGAATCATGGTTCTGGTTTGAATCAGGAAGCGTCGAGGACGTGCTCATTCAGAACAACCGCTTTGAATACTGCGCATACAGCGGCATGGAACATGCCGTCCTCAGGGTCACCCCGAGATTGGGCCGGCAGTTTGATGCCTCCTCCACCTATGACCGGAATATTCGCTTTGTCGGTAACCAGGTCCATACCTTCGGTAACCGCATCGTCTGGGCAGAGCGCGTGGAGGGCTTGGAAATTCTTCAGAATACCATCATGCAGACCAATGAGGCGCCAGTCCTTCATCCCGGTTCCCCGATGATTGAGCTCACCTTCTGCCGCAATGCGCGGATCGAGAGCAATACCTACGAGGGCGAAAACACGCACACCCTATCCACTGACGAGACTTCGGCTGCTACCCTCACCTTGATCGATAACGACGGGTTCCCTCAGCACCCCTGA
- a CDS encoding right-handed parallel beta-helix repeat-containing protein, which produces MNRPALKTLSKVLIGSICAAMAIPASLKAESESKADILNVADYDVLPDGGDCTPALRKALEKCRESGATTLLFPEGRYDFHPDLAEEIYLYISNNDEGLKRVVFPLVGFENLKIDGQGSEFVFHGFISPFLVEDSSNITLTNFSVDFDRPFHSEAIIIGWDEDGMEVEIPQQFPYEVRNGLLTFTSGEKETGPLTTVSKGTVYGSGHMLEFDTEKRETAYMARDYYFKTTASYPVKKLDGRKVLLRIPNLVGTPGNTLVFGPNHRKHPGFVLTRSSDITFESVTIHHAGGMGILGQLTHNISINNCKVTPSNGRMLSTTADATHFVNCTGYIKLTNNLFENQKDDATNIHGIYAQVTRKTAPNQILIQLKHRQQHGFDLLRPGTEVEFVTGKSLISYGRGIVKEFNRINKEYMQVTLEEEAPAELVPGDAIATIRDYPEVTIANNIIRNNRARGMLLNCRGKTVVENNTFHTPGAAILFEGDAFFWFEQGGVTDCVIRNNIFENCLFGVWGKAIIDVKAGIHERKEESRYNRNIRIEDNTFRVFDDTPLLNVYCVDGLTWKNNTVEKTDAYSPTPRKFDAFNVTYSDNVSIDTKNPY; this is translated from the coding sequence ATGAACAGGCCGGCACTGAAAACCCTGAGCAAAGTCCTTATTGGATCCATTTGTGCCGCGATGGCCATTCCGGCATCCCTGAAAGCCGAAAGCGAAAGCAAGGCGGATATCCTGAACGTGGCGGACTACGATGTCCTTCCCGACGGCGGGGATTGCACCCCTGCCCTGAGGAAAGCTCTCGAAAAATGCCGGGAATCGGGTGCCACGACATTGCTTTTCCCTGAAGGCCGATACGATTTCCATCCGGATCTTGCCGAGGAGATTTACCTGTACATCAGTAACAACGACGAGGGCCTGAAGCGGGTCGTCTTTCCGCTGGTCGGCTTTGAGAACCTGAAGATTGACGGACAGGGCTCTGAATTTGTGTTCCATGGCTTTATCAGCCCCTTCCTCGTCGAGGACTCCTCAAACATCACCCTCACAAACTTCTCGGTGGACTTTGACCGCCCCTTCCACAGCGAGGCCATCATCATTGGATGGGATGAGGATGGAATGGAAGTTGAGATCCCCCAGCAGTTCCCGTATGAAGTCCGCAACGGGCTCCTGACCTTTACCTCCGGCGAGAAAGAAACGGGACCGCTCACAACGGTGAGCAAGGGAACGGTTTACGGTAGTGGCCACATGCTGGAGTTTGACACCGAAAAACGTGAGACCGCCTATATGGCGCGGGATTACTATTTCAAGACGACTGCATCCTACCCGGTGAAGAAACTGGATGGCCGCAAGGTCCTCCTGCGAATTCCCAATCTTGTTGGAACGCCGGGAAACACACTCGTTTTCGGACCCAACCACCGGAAACATCCGGGATTTGTCCTGACCCGCAGCTCGGACATCACATTCGAGTCGGTGACAATCCACCATGCAGGTGGAATGGGCATCCTGGGGCAGCTCACCCACAATATTTCGATCAACAACTGCAAAGTCACTCCGTCGAACGGGCGCATGCTCAGCACGACGGCCGATGCGACCCACTTTGTGAACTGCACCGGCTACATCAAGCTGACCAACAACCTGTTTGAGAACCAGAAGGATGACGCGACAAACATCCATGGCATCTACGCTCAAGTCACAAGGAAAACCGCCCCGAACCAAATCCTCATCCAATTGAAACACCGCCAGCAGCACGGGTTCGACTTGCTTCGCCCGGGGACTGAGGTGGAGTTCGTGACAGGGAAGAGCCTCATCTCCTACGGGCGCGGTATCGTCAAGGAATTCAACCGGATCAACAAGGAGTACATGCAGGTCACCCTTGAAGAAGAGGCCCCGGCGGAGCTCGTACCGGGGGATGCCATCGCGACTATCCGGGATTATCCTGAAGTCACCATTGCGAACAATATCATCCGGAACAACCGGGCCCGCGGCATGCTGCTTAACTGCCGGGGAAAAACTGTCGTGGAAAACAATACCTTTCATACCCCGGGCGCAGCCATCCTTTTCGAGGGAGATGCCTTCTTCTGGTTTGAACAGGGCGGTGTGACGGATTGCGTGATCCGCAACAACATTTTTGAGAACTGCCTCTTCGGCGTTTGGGGCAAGGCTATCATCGACGTCAAGGCCGGCATCCATGAGCGCAAGGAGGAGAGCCGGTACAACCGGAACATCCGCATCGAGGACAATACCTTCCGCGTTTTTGATGATACGCCCCTTCTCAATGTTTACTGCGTGGACGGCCTGACATGGAAAAACAACACCGTGGAAAAGACGGACGCTTATTCACCGACCCCGCGCAAATTCGACGCCTTCAACGTGACATACAGTGACAACGTCTCTATTGATACAAAAAACCCATATTAA
- a CDS encoding PQQ-binding-like beta-propeller repeat protein — protein sequence MKSLSITAILLAMATHSGLSAVFHPSGSEDIDTMRKEIVADPTTAGNYRERSVLLFVWLGSLQQQGADTHSFFDTDKAYYALETQIVRGAGLVRERALGKVGGVVDEGYAVLEGISRKLKEEGPIHEPFKGDPVGFPEGGDMDADWPMFQANKHNTGYTEAPGPRTGELAWKFPVGLGWYARPVVEGDRVYVASPGMHTTSLCLDLETGEEIWKSTQSHPLFGIYKYPALMSTPVVLEDKLIYREVNSHGGNEGQARNLVYIDKETGETLARKYAGHIDYRTQVAPVASNGKYTVYPFGVHDIYGTPAICQNLNRLICADVDNNRTLWDLNVGDIDVLAEPVLTDYLVFQGTTDGYLYAVNLSGERSPLMDPTWDHSAGQRVAWSFKANGAVNTSVTLVDRKVYFGSNGGTLYSLSEHTGEVVWQTEISEPESGARKQFTVPLYFEGKLYFGSANKHIYCVDAETGKVEWQTALSDWIRAKPGMTSEGLVVATVDGQLTCLSKEGIPKWTQQVSTHQIYADLVVAGNSVLVSDSDLWLRRLDAKGNLLWKRSLLNAYENEAGERIFTDILSGGTYYQSKPTAATGKVYFGNAAGFLFSVDAETGKEIWKFEMGGAISVGPAIGDGKVFAGQQGGERFFYAVDADTGELVWKQTIPGGWVWGSAAYDDGIVYVPTVSGYCVALDAKTGNIIWMYPTAKSVPAEPAIDGDLVYFGSWSGTLYAFDKKTGEIVWKRSGIGLDSGTLIAFEGSIYLPHHSSVFMYFNAKDGEIISRGNSNPAHTGNFSNFNATPAFFKDRAYYTARVGAGLRGVPAASRIYCVDSKTAAIHWTFEDGGGLSAPAIASDRVYIGSGNTPLFYCLDAFTGEPLWIYKLGQRVEEATLCIYRDKVYVLAGDGYVHAIE from the coding sequence ATGAAAAGCCTATCTATCACTGCAATTCTTTTGGCAATGGCCACCCATTCCGGCCTCAGTGCGGTCTTTCATCCGAGTGGCAGTGAAGATATCGACACGATGAGGAAGGAGATTGTGGCAGACCCGACGACCGCCGGGAATTACCGTGAGCGGTCGGTGTTGCTCTTTGTGTGGCTGGGCAGCCTGCAGCAACAGGGAGCGGACACGCACTCGTTTTTCGACACGGACAAGGCCTATTACGCGCTGGAGACCCAGATCGTCCGGGGAGCGGGACTGGTCAGGGAACGGGCGCTGGGGAAAGTCGGCGGCGTTGTCGATGAGGGGTATGCGGTGCTGGAGGGCATCTCCAGAAAATTGAAGGAGGAGGGACCTATCCACGAACCATTCAAGGGCGATCCGGTCGGGTTTCCAGAGGGTGGGGACATGGACGCGGATTGGCCGATGTTCCAAGCGAACAAGCACAACACCGGCTACACGGAGGCTCCGGGACCGAGGACCGGTGAGCTGGCCTGGAAATTTCCAGTGGGCCTTGGCTGGTATGCCCGACCGGTGGTTGAAGGCGACCGCGTTTACGTGGCTTCACCCGGCATGCACACGACCAGCCTTTGCCTGGATTTGGAGACAGGAGAGGAAATCTGGAAATCAACACAGAGCCATCCGCTCTTTGGCATTTATAAGTACCCCGCTCTCATGTCGACTCCGGTTGTTCTCGAGGACAAACTCATTTACCGGGAGGTCAATAGCCACGGAGGCAACGAAGGACAGGCCCGCAATCTAGTCTACATCGACAAGGAAACAGGTGAGACGCTGGCCCGCAAGTATGCCGGTCACATCGACTACCGGACGCAAGTCGCCCCCGTCGCCAGCAACGGCAAATATACCGTCTATCCATTCGGGGTGCACGACATCTATGGCACGCCGGCGATCTGCCAGAACCTCAACCGCTTGATTTGTGCGGACGTCGATAATAATCGCACCCTGTGGGACTTGAATGTGGGGGATATCGACGTACTGGCGGAACCCGTCCTGACCGATTACCTGGTTTTTCAAGGAACGACTGATGGGTACTTGTATGCCGTCAATCTATCCGGTGAGCGGAGCCCCTTGATGGATCCAACATGGGATCACAGTGCCGGCCAGCGGGTGGCATGGTCCTTCAAGGCAAACGGTGCTGTGAATACGTCGGTCACGCTGGTTGACAGAAAGGTCTACTTCGGGTCAAACGGAGGGACCCTGTATTCACTGAGTGAACACACAGGCGAAGTTGTCTGGCAGACAGAAATTTCCGAACCGGAATCCGGTGCGCGCAAGCAATTCACCGTTCCCCTGTATTTCGAGGGCAAACTCTACTTCGGGAGCGCCAATAAACACATTTACTGCGTTGATGCGGAAACCGGGAAGGTTGAATGGCAAACCGCGCTCTCTGATTGGATACGCGCCAAACCTGGAATGACCTCAGAGGGGCTTGTAGTGGCAACGGTCGACGGCCAATTAACGTGTCTCAGCAAAGAGGGTATTCCCAAGTGGACACAACAGGTCTCCACACATCAAATTTATGCCGACTTGGTTGTGGCAGGGAATTCTGTTCTCGTCAGTGACAGCGACCTGTGGCTTCGCCGACTGGATGCGAAGGGGAATCTGCTCTGGAAGCGCAGCCTGCTCAATGCCTATGAGAATGAAGCGGGCGAGCGTATCTTCACGGATATCCTTTCAGGTGGGACTTATTATCAGTCAAAGCCGACGGCCGCTACCGGGAAAGTTTATTTTGGCAACGCTGCGGGTTTCCTCTTCAGTGTTGACGCGGAGACCGGCAAGGAGATCTGGAAATTCGAAATGGGCGGAGCGATCTCTGTTGGGCCAGCGATTGGGGATGGCAAGGTATTCGCGGGTCAGCAGGGTGGGGAGCGCTTCTTTTACGCTGTCGATGCCGACACGGGTGAACTTGTCTGGAAGCAGACTATTCCCGGCGGTTGGGTCTGGGGCTCGGCCGCCTACGACGATGGAATTGTTTATGTGCCGACCGTGAGCGGCTACTGCGTCGCCCTTGATGCAAAGACAGGCAATATTATCTGGATGTATCCAACGGCAAAATCCGTCCCGGCAGAACCGGCGATTGACGGAGACCTGGTCTACTTTGGCTCATGGAGTGGAACGCTCTATGCCTTTGATAAGAAGACCGGGGAAATCGTCTGGAAACGGAGCGGGATCGGTCTTGATTCCGGAACTCTGATTGCCTTTGAGGGGAGCATCTATTTGCCGCACCACAGCAGTGTCTTTATGTATTTTAATGCGAAAGACGGGGAGATTATCAGCCGCGGCAATTCGAACCCCGCCCACACTGGAAACTTTTCCAATTTCAACGCCACACCGGCCTTCTTCAAGGACCGTGCTTACTACACGGCCCGGGTTGGGGCAGGACTGCGAGGCGTCCCGGCGGCATCCCGTATATATTGTGTCGATTCCAAGACGGCGGCGATCCATTGGACTTTTGAGGATGGCGGTGGTCTATCCGCCCCGGCGATTGCCAGTGACCGGGTCTACATCGGGTCGGGCAATACTCCGCTCTTTTATTGTCTGGATGCCTTTACCGGCGAGCCGCTTTGGATCTACAAGCTCGGCCAGCGGGTGGAGGAAGCGACCCTCTGCATTTACAGGGACAAGGTATACGTGCTGGCCGGGGATGGATACGTCCATGCCATCGAATAA